Proteins from a single region of Sphingomonas morindae:
- a CDS encoding type II secretion system F family protein, whose product MSPVPVTLLGVPVQVLATLCSGIAALSVLVSIYAATTVRDPMAKRVKALNERREQLKLGITASTSKRRAKLTARTETTDMMRSALSSLRVLQDEQVKQAQMKLMRAGIRSRDAAVMVIFARLALPLLFGGTIAFGVYALGWFGHWGGVKRYMLVAGTLLLSYKAPDIWLRNTIIKRTGEIRKGLPDALDLLVICAEAGLTVDAAFGRVGRELGRAYPELGDEFILTAIELGFLTERRQAFENLAARTELDAIRGVVTTMIQTERYGTPLASALRVLSAEFRNERMMRAEEKAARLPAIMTVPLICFILPVLFIVILGPAACSISDAMAKHF is encoded by the coding sequence ATGAGCCCTGTTCCCGTGACTTTGCTCGGTGTGCCGGTCCAGGTGCTGGCGACGCTGTGCTCGGGCATCGCCGCGCTGTCGGTGCTCGTCTCCATCTACGCCGCCACCACCGTGCGCGATCCCATGGCCAAGCGGGTCAAGGCGCTGAACGAGCGGCGCGAGCAGCTCAAGCTCGGCATCACCGCCTCGACCTCCAAGCGGCGCGCCAAGCTGACCGCGCGGACCGAGACGACCGACATGATGCGCTCGGCCCTGTCGAGCCTGCGGGTGCTGCAGGACGAGCAGGTCAAGCAGGCGCAGATGAAGCTGATGCGCGCGGGCATCCGCTCGCGCGATGCGGCGGTGATGGTGATCTTCGCGCGCCTCGCGCTGCCGCTGCTGTTCGGCGGCACGATCGCCTTCGGCGTCTATGCGCTCGGCTGGTTCGGCCATTGGGGCGGCGTGAAGCGCTACATGCTCGTCGCGGGGACGCTGCTGCTGAGCTACAAGGCGCCCGACATCTGGCTGCGCAACACCATCATCAAGCGCACCGGCGAGATCCGCAAGGGCCTGCCCGACGCGCTCGACCTGCTGGTGATCTGCGCCGAGGCGGGGTTGACGGTGGATGCCGCCTTCGGCCGCGTCGGCCGCGAGCTGGGCCGCGCCTATCCCGAGCTTGGCGACGAGTTCATCCTCACCGCGATCGAGCTGGGCTTCCTCACCGAGCGCCGCCAGGCGTTCGAGAATCTCGCCGCGCGCACCGAGCTGGATGCGATCCGCGGCGTCGTCACCACCATGATCCAGACCGAACGCTACGGCACGCCGCTGGCCTCCGCGCTGCGCGTGCTGTCGGCCGAATTCCGCAACGAGCGCATGATGCGCGCCGAGGAGAAGGCGGCGCGGCTGCCGGCGATCATGACCGTGCCGCTGATCTGCTTCATCCTGCCCGTGCTGTTCATCGTCATCCTCGGCCCGGCGGCGTGCAGCATCTCGGATGCCATGGCGAAGCATTTCTGA
- a CDS encoding aminotransferase class I/II-fold pyridoxal phosphate-dependent enzyme gives MTAAIDPFHAISISRQAHRLASEGRSVIHMEFGQPSTGAPAAAIAAAHRVLDSDAMGYWESPALKARIARHYAETQQVSIDSEQILLTCGASPALVLALTTRFAPGARVALARPGYVAYRNTLKALHMVPVELACGAEQGFQISAAAIAALDPAPDGLILASPANPTGTIIPEAELAAIAALCRARGIGLISDEIYHGLSYGAPTRSLLRSAPEALVINSFSKYFSMAGWRLGWLVVPPALLDAARARIGNFFLTPPSLSQHAGLAAFEGRDELDGHVATYARNRDLLLAALPRLGLARIAPPDGAFYIYADIGHLTADSLNFCERLLHDTGVATAPGIDFDPVEGHRFLRFSFAVSTDRVETALARLIPWFAAQPRR, from the coding sequence ATGACCGCCGCCATCGATCCCTTCCACGCCATCTCGATCAGCCGCCAGGCCCATCGCCTCGCCAGCGAGGGCCGCTCGGTGATCCATATGGAGTTCGGCCAGCCTTCCACCGGCGCGCCGGCGGCGGCGATCGCCGCCGCGCACCGTGTGCTGGACAGCGACGCCATGGGCTATTGGGAAAGCCCCGCGCTCAAGGCCAGAATCGCGCGCCATTATGCCGAAACCCAGCAGGTTTCGATCGATTCCGAGCAGATTCTGCTCACCTGCGGCGCGTCTCCGGCGCTCGTGCTGGCGCTCACCACGCGCTTTGCCCCCGGCGCGCGCGTCGCGCTCGCCCGGCCGGGCTATGTGGCGTATCGCAACACGCTGAAGGCGCTGCACATGGTGCCGGTGGAACTGGCCTGCGGCGCCGAACAGGGCTTCCAGATCAGCGCCGCCGCCATCGCCGCGCTCGATCCCGCGCCCGACGGGCTGATCCTGGCCAGCCCCGCCAACCCGACCGGCACGATCATCCCCGAGGCCGAGCTTGCCGCCATCGCGGCGCTGTGCCGCGCGCGGGGCATCGGCCTGATCTCGGACGAGATTTATCATGGGCTGAGCTATGGCGCCCCGACCCGCTCGCTGCTGCGGAGCGCGCCCGAGGCGCTGGTCATCAACAGCTTCTCCAAATATTTCAGCATGGCGGGCTGGCGGCTCGGCTGGCTGGTGGTGCCGCCGGCTCTGCTCGACGCGGCACGCGCGCGGATCGGCAATTTCTTCCTCACGCCCCCATCGCTCAGCCAGCATGCCGGCCTCGCCGCCTTCGAGGGCCGCGACGAGCTGGACGGCCATGTCGCCACCTATGCGCGCAACCGCGATCTGCTGCTCGCCGCCCTGCCCCGCCTCGGTCTGGCCCGCATCGCGCCGCCGGACGGCGCCTTCTACATCTATGCCGATATCGGCCATCTCACCGCGGACAGCCTCAACTTTTGCGAGCGGCTGCTGCACGATACCGGCGTCGCCACCGCGCCGGGGATCGATTTCGATCCGGTCGAAGGCCATCGCTTCCTGCGCTTCAGCTTCGCCGTCTCCACCGATCGCGTCGAGACGGCGCTGGCGCGTCTCATTCCCTGGTTCGCCGCCCAGCCGCGCCGCTAG
- a CDS encoding type II secretion system F family protein, with translation MIFLLPLGASCAFLLVAMALMTPSTSKTRGRRMEAIRARHGESGDSAAQAQLRRVQTQRETRLDSVATRLLPNPERLQQRLAMTGRDWSLGQYLMVCGGLGLIAAMLPLLRGAPMILALLSAVTTGLGLPHKAVGFLIKRRVNAFTAKFPEAIELLVRGLRSGLPISETLAVVGAEIPGPVGVEFRLICDRIRIGRTMEAALQETAERIGTAEFQFFVITLAIQRETGGNLAETLSNLAEVLRKRAQMKLKIRAMASESKASAYIVGALPFIVFMLVWWMNGKYIQNFFHDPRLMIAGTVGLVWMGLGAFIMSKMVNFEI, from the coding sequence ATGATCTTCCTCCTCCCGCTCGGGGCCAGCTGCGCCTTCCTGCTCGTCGCCATGGCGCTGATGACGCCATCGACGAGCAAGACCCGCGGCCGGCGGATGGAGGCGATCCGCGCCCGTCACGGCGAGAGCGGCGACAGCGCCGCCCAGGCGCAGCTGCGCCGCGTGCAGACCCAGCGCGAGACCCGGCTGGACAGCGTCGCCACGCGGCTGCTGCCCAATCCGGAGCGGCTCCAGCAGCGGCTGGCGATGACGGGGCGGGACTGGTCGCTCGGCCAGTATCTCATGGTCTGCGGCGGCCTCGGGCTGATCGCGGCCATGCTCCCGCTGCTGCGCGGCGCGCCGATGATCCTCGCCCTGCTCTCGGCGGTGACGACGGGGCTCGGCCTGCCGCACAAGGCGGTCGGCTTCCTGATCAAGCGGCGCGTCAACGCCTTCACCGCGAAATTCCCCGAAGCAATCGAGCTGTTGGTGCGCGGCCTGCGCTCGGGCCTGCCGATCTCCGAGACGCTGGCAGTGGTCGGCGCCGAGATCCCCGGCCCGGTTGGCGTCGAGTTCCGGCTGATCTGCGATCGCATCCGCATCGGCCGCACCATGGAAGCGGCCCTGCAGGAAACCGCCGAACGCATCGGCACCGCCGAGTTCCAGTTCTTCGTCATCACCCTCGCCATCCAGCGCGAAACCGGCGGCAATCTGGCCGAAACCCTGTCCAACCTGGCCGAAGTGCTGCGCAAACGCGCGCAGATGAAGCTCAAGATCCGCGCCATGGCGTCGGAAAGCAAGGCGTCCGCCTATATCGTCGGCGCGCTGCCCTTCATCGTCTTCATGCTCGTGTGGTGGATGAACGGCAAATATATCCAGAATTTCTTCCACGATCCGCGCCTGATGATCGCGGGCACCGTGGGCTTGGTGTGGATGGGGCTCGGCGCCTTCATCATGTCCAAGATGGTCAATTTCGAGATTTGA
- a CDS encoding pilus assembly protein CpaE — translation MNAPFQPRAGTREPFAAYVCDEDTAELLRPIAIEMGWAPERVARGGLRNAVQSLAVSASPTILFVDLSESGDPLTDINALAEVCEPGTIVIAAGKVNDVRLYRDLVASGIQDYLLKPFNGDQLREALAHAQFSLSAPRASEPQANRPHIMSAVIGVRGGIGTSMIASSLGWLFGEAEGRSTALLDLDVHFGTAALAYDVEPGRGLTDAIENPGRIDGLFIERAMVKASAKLSLLSAEAPLNAPMHSDGSAFYQLQEELRGAFEVTVLDLPRQMLIHHPHLLHECNTVVVVVDLTLAAARDTIRLLSWLKANMPAAQVLVVANRVMGSAATEISRKEFEESIERKIDFAIPFDPKLMAQAAKLGKPVAEVGKSGRTSAPMIALARAIVSHDGEEELEKAGKSLLDRLVALKPKRPRKKD, via the coding sequence GTGAACGCCCCCTTCCAGCCGCGCGCCGGCACACGCGAACCCTTTGCCGCCTATGTCTGCGACGAGGACACGGCCGAGCTTCTGCGCCCGATCGCGATCGAGATGGGCTGGGCGCCGGAGCGCGTCGCGCGGGGCGGCCTGCGCAATGCGGTGCAGTCGCTCGCGGTGTCGGCGAGCCCGACGATCCTCTTCGTCGATCTCTCCGAATCCGGCGATCCGCTCACCGATATCAACGCGCTCGCCGAAGTCTGCGAGCCCGGCACGATCGTGATCGCGGCCGGCAAGGTGAACGATGTCCGCCTCTATCGCGATCTCGTCGCCTCGGGCATCCAGGATTATCTGCTGAAGCCCTTCAACGGCGATCAGCTGCGCGAGGCGCTGGCCCATGCGCAGTTCAGCCTGTCGGCGCCGCGCGCCAGCGAGCCGCAGGCGAACCGGCCGCACATCATGTCCGCGGTGATCGGCGTGCGCGGGGGCATCGGCACCTCGATGATCGCCTCCTCGCTCGGCTGGCTGTTCGGCGAGGCCGAGGGCCGCTCGACCGCGCTGCTCGATCTCGACGTGCATTTCGGCACGGCCGCGCTCGCCTATGACGTGGAGCCCGGCCGCGGCCTCACCGACGCGATCGAAAATCCGGGCCGGATCGACGGGCTGTTCATCGAGCGCGCGATGGTCAAGGCCAGCGCCAAGCTCTCGCTCCTCTCGGCCGAGGCGCCGCTCAACGCGCCGATGCACAGCGACGGCTCGGCCTTCTATCAGCTGCAGGAAGAGCTGCGCGGCGCCTTCGAGGTGACGGTGCTGGATCTGCCGCGCCAGATGCTGATCCACCATCCCCACCTGCTGCACGAGTGCAACACGGTGGTGGTGGTGGTGGATCTCACGCTGGCGGCGGCGCGTGATACGATCCGGCTGCTCTCCTGGCTCAAGGCCAATATGCCGGCGGCGCAGGTGCTGGTGGTGGCCAATCGGGTGATGGGCAGCGCCGCCACCGAGATTTCGCGCAAGGAGTTCGAGGAATCGATCGAGCGCAAGATCGATTTCGCCATCCCCTTCGATCCCAAGCTGATGGCCCAGGCCGCCAAGCTCGGCAAGCCGGTCGCCGAGGTCGGCAAGAGCGGCCGCACCAGCGCGCCGATGATCGCGCTCGCGCGCGCCATCGTCAGCCATGACGGCGAGGAGGAGCTGGAGAAGGCGGGCAAGTCGCTGCTCGACCGGCTGGTCGCGCTCAAGCCCAAGCGGCCGCGCAAGAAGGATTGA